A window of Polyodon spathula isolate WHYD16114869_AA chromosome 22, ASM1765450v1, whole genome shotgun sequence contains these coding sequences:
- the zgc:174680 gene encoding uncharacterized protein zgc:174680: protein MAEYYNIIRRDLLILANHIDANSVSQDYILYRVEWLLERLGQVSAVTEVLFPIVSDWFSTLSDDELDGIVSEIHQNLPDAGYRMMLGHLKSRGIRIQSKVA from the exons ATGGCtgaatattacaatattattagAAGAGACCTGTTGATTCTTGCTAATCACATAGATGCAAACTCTGTGTCTCAGGACTATATTCTCTACCGAGTTGAATGGTTGCTGGAGCGATTAGGGCAGGTGTCAGCAGTTACAG AAGTGCTTTTTCCAATAGTTTCAGACTGGTTTTCAACTCTGAGTGATGATGAGCTGGATGGTATTGTTTCTGAAATCCATCAAAACCTCCCCGATGCTGGTTACAGAATGATGCTCGGTCACCTGAAATCGCGAGGCATTCGGATTCAGagtaag GTGGCGTAG